In Streptococcus oralis, a single window of DNA contains:
- a CDS encoding DNA translocase FtsK produces the protein MANKNTTKTRRRPSKAELERKQAIQRMLISLGIALLLIIAALKLGAAGVTLYNLIRLVVGSLAYVAIGALLIYLFLFKWIRKQEGLLSGFLCIFAGLLLIFEAYLVWKFGLEQSVLKGTLSQVMTDLTGMRVTSFAGGGLLGVGLYIPISFLFSNIGSYFIGVLLILVGALLVSPWSIYDVAAFIGAQFRSFMEKQEQRKQERFIKKEEEKARQEAEEAARIQREQEEQDALPLPPVDPETGEILSEVPDYDFPPIPEEEWIEPEIILPQTDFDVPDVEEDFEDEEVQVDFSAKEALEYKLPSLQLFAPDKPKDQSKEKKIVRENIKILEETFASFGIKVTVERAEIGPSVTKYEVKPAVGVRVNRISNLADDLALALAAKDVRIEAPIPGKSLVGIEVPNSEIATVSFRELWEQSQTKPENLLEIPLGKAVNGTARTFDLSKMPHLLVAGSTGSGKSVAVNGIIASILMKARPDQVKFMMVDPKMVELSVYNDIPHLLIPVVTNPRKASKALQKVVDEMENRYELFAKVGVRNIAGYNAKVEEFNSQSEYKQVPLPLIVVIVDELADLMMVASKEVEDAIIRLGQKARAAGIHMILATQRPSVDVISGLIKANVPSRVAFAVSSGTDSRTILDENGAEKLLGRGDMLFKPIDENHPVRLQGSFISDDDVERIVNFIKDQADADYDESFDPGDVPENEGDLSDGEAGGDPLFEEAKALVIETQKASASMIQRRLSVGFNRATRLMEELEIAGVIGPAEGTKPRKVLQQ, from the coding sequence ATGGCAAACAAGAATACTACAAAAACAAGACGGAGACCGTCTAAAGCAGAACTTGAAAGAAAACAGGCTATCCAGAGGATGTTGATTTCCTTAGGAATTGCCTTATTGTTGATTATTGCAGCCCTCAAACTCGGTGCAGCAGGCGTCACTCTTTACAATCTCATTCGACTGGTGGTTGGAAGTTTGGCCTATGTGGCCATAGGTGCCCTACTCATTTATCTTTTTCTATTTAAATGGATCCGCAAGCAAGAGGGACTTCTGTCAGGATTTCTCTGTATCTTCGCTGGATTGCTCTTGATTTTTGAGGCCTACTTGGTATGGAAATTTGGCTTGGAGCAGTCAGTTCTAAAAGGGACCCTGTCTCAAGTTATGACGGACCTGACTGGTATGCGGGTGACTAGCTTCGCTGGTGGAGGCTTGCTTGGTGTTGGACTCTATATCCCCATATCCTTTCTTTTCTCAAATATCGGATCGTACTTTATTGGAGTCCTCTTGATTCTAGTTGGGGCACTCTTGGTTAGTCCTTGGTCTATTTATGATGTTGCAGCCTTTATTGGAGCTCAGTTCAGATCCTTCATGGAAAAACAGGAACAGAGAAAACAGGAACGCTTCATCAAGAAAGAAGAAGAGAAGGCTCGTCAAGAAGCTGAAGAAGCAGCCAGAATTCAGAGAGAACAAGAAGAACAGGATGCATTACCGCTTCCTCCTGTAGATCCTGAAACGGGAGAAATCTTATCAGAGGTACCAGACTACGATTTCCCCCCAATTCCTGAGGAAGAGTGGATCGAACCGGAGATTATCCTCCCTCAAACTGATTTTGACGTTCCAGATGTGGAAGAAGATTTTGAGGATGAAGAGGTGCAGGTTGATTTTTCTGCTAAGGAAGCCCTTGAATACAAGCTACCAAGCTTGCAACTCTTTGCGCCAGATAAACCCAAAGATCAGTCCAAGGAAAAGAAGATTGTTCGAGAAAATATCAAAATCCTAGAAGAAACCTTTGCCAGCTTTGGTATCAAGGTGACGGTAGAACGGGCTGAAATTGGACCATCAGTTACCAAGTATGAAGTCAAGCCAGCAGTTGGAGTACGGGTTAACCGTATTTCCAATCTGGCAGACGACTTAGCGCTGGCTCTGGCGGCCAAGGATGTTCGGATTGAGGCTCCGATCCCTGGTAAATCCTTAGTCGGAATTGAAGTACCCAACTCTGAGATTGCGACCGTTTCCTTCCGTGAACTCTGGGAACAGTCTCAAACTAAACCAGAAAATCTCCTCGAAATTCCTCTAGGTAAGGCTGTCAATGGAACTGCTCGCACCTTTGACCTTTCCAAGATGCCCCACCTACTCGTTGCAGGTTCGACGGGATCAGGGAAGTCAGTCGCAGTTAACGGTATTATCGCTAGCATTCTTATGAAAGCAAGACCAGATCAGGTCAAGTTTATGATGGTGGATCCAAAGATGGTTGAGTTATCCGTTTACAATGACATTCCTCACCTCTTGATTCCAGTTGTGACCAATCCACGCAAGGCCAGCAAGGCTCTGCAAAAGGTTGTGGATGAGATGGAAAATCGTTACGAACTCTTCGCTAAGGTTGGTGTGCGAAATATCGCTGGCTACAATGCCAAGGTTGAGGAATTTAATAGCCAATCTGAGTACAAACAAGTACCACTTCCTTTGATTGTTGTCATTGTGGATGAGTTGGCAGACCTCATGATGGTGGCCAGCAAGGAAGTGGAGGATGCCATCATCCGTCTCGGACAGAAGGCGCGTGCTGCAGGGATTCACATGATTCTCGCAACGCAACGTCCATCGGTTGATGTTATCTCTGGTCTTATCAAAGCCAATGTCCCATCTCGTGTGGCTTTTGCAGTTTCATCAGGTACAGATTCACGAACCATCTTGGATGAGAATGGAGCAGAAAAACTGCTTGGTCGAGGAGACATGCTCTTTAAACCAATCGATGAAAATCATCCAGTCCGTCTGCAAGGTTCCTTTATCTCGGATGATGATGTTGAACGCATCGTAAACTTTATCAAGGATCAGGCGGATGCGGACTATGATGAAAGCTTTGACCCAGGAGATGTCCCTGAAAATGAAGGAGATCTCTCTGACGGAGAAGCTGGCGGCGATCCGCTTTTTGAAGAAGCCAAGGCTTTGGTTATCGAGACGCAGAAAGCTAGTGCTTCTATGATTCAGCGTCGTTTGTCGGTTGGATTCAACCGTGCGACTCGCCTGATGGAAGAACTCGAAATAGCAGGTGTTATCGGTCCAGCTGAAGGAACCAAACCACGAAAAGTATTACAACAATAA
- a CDS encoding cysteine desulfurase family protein — MIYFDNSATTKPYPEALETYTQVASKIVGNPSSLHRLGDQATRILDASRQQIADLIGKKSDEIFFTSGGTEGDNWVIKGVAFEKAQFGKHIIVSAIEHPAVKESALWLKSQGFEIDFAPVDEKGFVDVEALADLIRPDTTLVSIMAVNNEIGSIQPIEAISKLLADKPTISFHVDAVQALAKIPTEKYLTDRVDFATFSSHKFHGVRGVGFVYIKSGKRIMPLLTGGGQERDYRSTTENVAGIAATAKALRLSMEKLATFASKTGQMKAVICQALLDYPDIFVFSDEEDFAPHILTFGIKGVRGEVIVHAFEDYDIFISTTSACSSKAGKPAGTLIAMGVEKDKAQSAVRLSLDLENDMSQVEQFLTNLKLIYNQTRKVR, encoded by the coding sequence ATGATCTACTTTGATAATTCGGCAACAACTAAGCCTTATCCCGAAGCACTAGAGACCTATACTCAGGTCGCTTCGAAAATTGTAGGAAATCCTTCTAGCCTCCATCGTTTGGGCGACCAGGCAACACGAATTTTAGATGCTTCCCGGCAGCAAATTGCAGATTTGATTGGGAAGAAGAGTGATGAAATCTTCTTTACCTCTGGTGGAACAGAAGGAGATAACTGGGTCATCAAGGGTGTGGCCTTTGAAAAAGCCCAGTTTGGCAAGCACATTATTGTGTCAGCTATTGAACATCCAGCAGTCAAGGAATCAGCCCTTTGGCTGAAAAGTCAAGGCTTTGAGATAGATTTTGCTCCAGTTGATGAGAAAGGATTTGTGGATGTTGAAGCATTAGCAGATTTGATACGTCCTGATACGACTCTCGTCTCCATCATGGCAGTTAACAACGAAATTGGCTCTATCCAGCCTATTGAAGCTATTTCAAAACTGTTAGCAGATAAGCCAACCATTTCCTTCCATGTTGATGCGGTTCAGGCACTCGCTAAGATTCCGACTGAAAAATACTTGACGGATCGAGTGGATTTCGCAACCTTTTCGAGTCATAAGTTTCATGGTGTCAGAGGTGTCGGATTTGTCTATATCAAGTCTGGCAAAAGGATCATGCCTCTTTTAACAGGTGGTGGTCAGGAGCGAGACTATCGTTCGACAACTGAGAATGTGGCAGGGATTGCAGCGACAGCCAAAGCTCTCCGTTTGTCTATGGAAAAATTAGCTACCTTTGCTAGCAAGACAGGGCAGATGAAGGCAGTCATTTGCCAAGCCCTTCTGGATTATCCAGATATTTTTGTCTTTTCAGATGAGGAAGACTTTGCCCCTCATATCCTGACTTTTGGGATTAAAGGTGTTCGTGGTGAAGTCATTGTTCACGCTTTTGAAGACTATGACATTTTCATTTCCACAACCTCTGCTTGTTCGTCCAAGGCAGGAAAACCTGCGGGGACCTTGATTGCAATGGGAGTGGAAAAGGATAAGGCCCAGTCAGCTGTGCGTCTAAGCCTAGACCTGGAAAATGATATGAGTCAAGTCGAGCAGTTCTTGACCAATCTAAAATTAATTTACAATCAAACTAGAAAAGTAAGATAG
- the thiI gene encoding tRNA uracil 4-sulfurtransferase ThiI, with translation MQYSEIMIRYGELSTKHKNRMRFINKLRNNISDVLSIYPQVKVTADRDRAHAYLNGADCTAVAESLKQVFGIQNFSPVYKVEKSVDVLKSAVQEIMKEIYKEGMTFKITSKRSDHNFELDSRELNQTLGGAVFEAIPNVQAQMKNPDINLQVEIREEAAYLSYETFRGAGGLPVGSSGKGMLMLSGGIDSPVAGYLALKRGVDIEAVHFASPPYTSPGALKKAHDLTRKLTKFGGNIQFIEVPFTEIQEEIKAKAPEAYLMTLTRRFMMRITDRIREIRNGLIIINGESLGQVASQTLESMQTINAVTNTPIIRPVVTMDKLEIIDIAQEIDTFEISIQPFEDCCTIFAPDRPKTNPKIENAEQYEKRMDVEGLVERAVAGIMITEITPQVEKDAVDELIDNLL, from the coding sequence ATGCAGTATTCAGAAATTATGATTCGTTACGGAGAATTGTCAACCAAGCACAAAAATCGTATGCGTTTCATCAATAAACTTCGTAATAATATTTCAGACGTTTTGTCTATCTATCCTCAAGTTAAGGTAACCGCAGATCGCGACCGTGCCCACGCTTACCTGAATGGAGCAGATTGCACAGCAGTTGCAGAATCGCTCAAACAAGTTTTTGGGATCCAAAACTTTTCTCCTGTGTATAAGGTTGAAAAGTCAGTGGACGTTCTGAAGTCTGCTGTCCAAGAGATTATGAAGGAAATCTACAAGGAAGGCATGACCTTTAAAATCACTAGTAAGCGTAGCGACCACAACTTTGAACTCGACAGTCGTGAACTGAATCAAACTCTTGGTGGTGCTGTTTTCGAGGCTATTCCAAACGTGCAAGCTCAGATGAAGAATCCAGATATTAATCTTCAGGTTGAGATTCGTGAAGAGGCTGCCTATCTTTCCTATGAAACTTTTCGTGGAGCAGGAGGATTACCTGTGGGAAGTTCTGGTAAAGGTATGCTCATGTTGTCAGGAGGGATTGACTCACCCGTGGCAGGTTATCTAGCTCTTAAACGTGGTGTAGATATTGAGGCGGTTCACTTTGCTAGCCCACCTTACACCAGTCCAGGTGCCCTCAAGAAAGCCCACGATTTGACTCGGAAATTGACCAAGTTTGGGGGCAATATCCAGTTTATCGAGGTGCCTTTCACTGAGATTCAAGAGGAAATCAAGGCTAAAGCGCCAGAAGCCTACCTCATGACCTTGACGCGTCGTTTTATGATGCGGATTACCGACCGTATTCGGGAGATACGAAATGGTTTAATTATCATCAATGGGGAAAGTCTTGGTCAAGTAGCCAGCCAGACCTTGGAAAGCATGCAGACTATCAACGCTGTGACCAACACTCCCATCATCCGCCCTGTGGTTACGATGGACAAGTTGGAAATCATTGACATCGCGCAGGAAATCGATACCTTTGAAATTTCAATCCAGCCTTTTGAAGACTGCTGTACTATTTTTGCACCTGACCGTCCTAAGACCAATCCTAAGATAGAGAATGCAGAGCAGTATGAAAAACGCATGGATGTTGAAGGCTTGGTTGAGCGAGCAGTGGCTGGGATTATGATTACTGAAATCACTCCCCAGGTTGAAAAAGATGCTGTCGATGAGTTAATTGATAATCTCCTCTAA
- a CDS encoding DeoR/GlpR family DNA-binding transcription regulator gives MLKTERKQLILEELNQHHVVSLEKLVSLLETSESTVRRDLDELEAENKLRRVHGGAELPHSLQEEETIQEKSVKNLQEKKLLAQKAASLIKEQDVIFIDAGTTTAFLIKELVNKNITVVTNSIHHAVQLVEKQIPTVMVGGSVKMATDACIGGVALNQINQLHFDRAFIGMNGVDDGYYTTPDMEEGAVKRAILENAKQTYVLVDSSKIGQTCFAKVAPLKRAIIITSQGHEHLQAIKKKTEVIEV, from the coding sequence GAGCGGAAGCAACTGATTTTAGAGGAGTTAAATCAACATCATGTAGTTTCCTTAGAAAAATTGGTTAGTCTATTAGAAACATCAGAATCGACAGTACGAAGAGATTTGGATGAGTTGGAGGCGGAGAACAAGCTTCGCCGTGTACATGGAGGAGCAGAATTGCCCCACTCCTTGCAGGAAGAAGAAACCATCCAAGAAAAATCTGTCAAAAACCTTCAAGAGAAGAAGCTACTGGCTCAAAAAGCAGCCTCTCTTATTAAGGAACAAGATGTTATCTTTATTGATGCTGGAACGACAACTGCTTTTTTAATCAAGGAATTGGTTAATAAGAATATCACAGTTGTGACCAACTCCATTCATCATGCGGTTCAGTTGGTTGAAAAACAGATTCCAACTGTCATGGTTGGAGGAAGTGTCAAGATGGCAACAGATGCATGTATCGGTGGTGTTGCTCTTAACCAAATTAATCAATTGCACTTTGACCGTGCCTTTATCGGGATGAATGGTGTGGACGATGGTTATTATACGACTCCTGATATGGAGGAGGGAGCCGTTAAGCGTGCTATTTTAGAGAATGCCAAACAAACCTATGTCTTGGTTGATTCGTCAAAGATTGGTCAAACTTGCTTTGCCAAGGTAGCACCACTTAAACGCGCCATTATCATCACAAGTCAAGGGCATGAGCACTTGCAGGCCATTAAGAAGAAAACGGAGGTAATAGAAGTATGA
- a CDS encoding esterase family protein, giving the protein MHIENLSHWSGHLNREMYLNRYGHAGIPVVVFASSGGSHNEYYDFGMIDACASFIEEGRVQFFTLSSVDIESWLATWKNSHDQAEMHRAYERYVIEEAIPFIKHKTGWFDGMMTTGCSMGAYHALNFFLQHPDVFTKVIALSGVYDARFFVGDYYNDDAIYQNSPVDYIWNQNDGWFIDRYRQAEIVVCTGLGAWEQDGLPSFYKLKEAFDQKQIPAWFAEWGHDVAHDWEWWRKQMPYFLGHLYL; this is encoded by the coding sequence ATGCATATTGAAAACCTTAGCCACTGGAGTGGCCACCTCAACCGTGAAATGTATCTCAACCGTTATGGACATGCTGGGATTCCAGTTGTTGTTTTTGCTTCATCTGGTGGTAGTCACAACGAATACTATGATTTTGGCATGATTGATGCCTGTGCTTCCTTTATCGAAGAAGGTCGTGTCCAATTCTTTACTCTCTCCAGTGTTGATATTGAGAGCTGGTTGGCTACTTGGAAAAATAGTCATGATCAAGCGGAGATGCATCGAGCTTACGAACGCTATGTGATTGAGGAGGCGATTCCTTTTATCAAGCACAAGACAGGTTGGTTTGACGGAATGATGACGACAGGTTGCTCGATGGGGGCTTACCATGCACTCAATTTCTTTCTCCAGCATCCAGATGTCTTTACCAAGGTGATTGCCCTCAGCGGTGTTTACGACGCACGTTTCTTTGTTGGAGATTACTACAATGACGATGCCATTTACCAAAACTCGCCAGTCGATTATATTTGGAATCAGAATGACGGCTGGTTTATCGATCGTTACCGTCAGGCGGAGATTGTCGTCTGTACGGGTCTCGGTGCTTGGGAACAAGATGGTCTGCCATCCTTCTACAAGCTCAAAGAAGCCTTTGACCAGAAACAAATTCCAGCCTGGTTTGCTGAATGGGGGCACGATGTTGCCCACGACTGGGAATGGTGGCGTAAACAAATGCCCTATTTTCTTGGACACCTGTATCTATAA
- a CDS encoding alpha/beta hydrolase encodes MNHSYFYLKMKEHKLKVPYTGKERRVRVLLPKDYEKDTDRFYPVVYFHDGQNVFYSKESYIGHSWKIIPAIKRNPDISRMIVVAIDNDGMGRMNEYAAWKFQESPIPGQQFGGKGVEYAEFVMEVVKPFIDETYRTKADRQHTAMIGSSLGGNITQFIGLEYQDRIGCLGVFSSANWLHQEAFNRYIERKKLSPEQRIFIYVGTEEADDTDKTLMAGNIKQAYIDSSLRYYRDLIAGGVGLDNLVLKVQSGAIHSEIPWSENLPDCLRFFAEKW; translated from the coding sequence ATGAATCATTCCTACTTTTACTTAAAAATGAAAGAACACAAACTTAAAGTTCCTTATACTGGAAAAGAGCGTCGTGTGCGTGTGCTTCTGCCAAAGGACTACGAGAAGGACACAGACCGTTTTTATCCTGTAGTTTACTTTCATGATGGGCAAAATGTCTTTTACAGCAAGGAGTCTTATATCGGACACTCTTGGAAGATTATTCCAGCCATTAAGCGGAATCCTGATATCAGTCGCATGATTGTTGTTGCTATTGACAATGATGGCATGGGACGGATGAATGAGTATGCGGCTTGGAAATTTCAAGAATCTCCTATCCCAGGCCAGCAGTTTGGTGGTAAGGGTGTGGAGTATGCCGAGTTTGTCATGGAGGTGGTCAAGCCTTTTATCGATGAAACCTACCGAACCAAAGCTGATCGCCAGCACACGGCTATGATTGGTTCGTCACTAGGAGGCAATATTACCCAGTTTATCGGACTAGAGTACCAAGACCGAATTGGTTGTCTAGGTGTCTTCTCATCTGCTAACTGGCTTCACCAAGAAGCCTTTAACCGCTATATCGAGCGGAAGAAATTGTCGCCTGAACAGCGCATTTTTATCTATGTTGGAACGGAAGAAGCAGATGATACGGACAAGACCCTAATGGCTGGCAATATCAAGCAAGCCTATATCGACTCATCGCTTCGTTATTACCGTGATTTGATTGCAGGTGGAGTAGGCTTGGATAATCTGGTCTTGAAAGTTCAGTCTGGTGCTATCCATAGTGAAATACCTTGGTCGGAAAATTTACCAGACTGTCTCCGATTTTTTGCAGAGAAATGGTAA
- the pfkB gene encoding 1-phosphofructokinase, with amino-acid sequence MIYTVTLNPSIDYIVRLDQVQVGSVNRMDSDDKFAGGKGINVSRVLKRLGIPNTATGFIGGFTGKFITDTLSEEEIETRFVQVAEDTRINVKIKADQETEINGTGPNVEPAQLEELKAILSSLTAEDTVVFAGSSAKNLGNVIYKDLIALTRQTGAQVVCDFEGQTLIDSLDYQPLLVKPNNHELGAIFGVKLESLDEIENYARQLLAKGAQNVIISMAGDGALLVTSEGAYFAKPIKGTVKNSVGAGDSMVAGFTGEFVKSKDAVEAFKWGVACGTATTFSDDLATAEFIKETYEKVEVEKR; translated from the coding sequence ATGATTTATACAGTCACACTTAATCCATCCATAGACTATATCGTGCGCTTGGACCAAGTTCAAGTCGGCAGTGTCAATCGTATGGACAGTGATGATAAGTTTGCTGGAGGGAAAGGAATCAATGTCAGTCGAGTTTTGAAACGCTTGGGTATTCCAAATACAGCGACTGGATTTATCGGAGGATTTACTGGTAAATTTATCACAGATACCCTTTCAGAGGAAGAAATCGAAACTCGTTTTGTCCAAGTAGCAGAAGATACTCGCATCAATGTCAAGATTAAAGCAGACCAAGAAACAGAAATCAACGGGACTGGTCCAAATGTGGAACCAGCTCAGCTGGAAGAATTGAAAGCTATTTTGTCTAGTCTGACTGCAGAAGATACGGTGGTGTTTGCAGGTTCAAGTGCTAAGAATCTAGGTAATGTTATCTACAAAGATTTGATTGCCTTGACACGCCAGACTGGTGCGCAAGTGGTTTGTGACTTTGAAGGACAGACCTTGATTGATAGTTTGGACTACCAGCCACTATTGGTTAAACCAAACAATCACGAGCTTGGAGCTATCTTTGGAGTGAAACTCGAAAGTTTAGATGAGATCGAGAACTATGCTCGTCAGTTACTGGCCAAAGGAGCTCAAAACGTCATTATCTCCATGGCTGGTGACGGTGCCCTTCTTGTCACATCTGAGGGAGCTTACTTCGCAAAACCTATCAAGGGAACAGTCAAAAATTCAGTGGGAGCTGGTGACTCTATGGTCGCTGGGTTTACAGGTGAATTTGTTAAATCAAAAGACGCAGTAGAAGCCTTCAAATGGGGAGTAGCTTGTGGAACAGCAACGACCTTCTCGGATGACTTGGCAACAGCGGAATTTATTAAAGAAACATATGAAAAAGTTGAGGTAGAAAAACGATGA
- a CDS encoding PTS fructose transporter subunit IIABC: MKIQDLLRKDVMLLDLQATEKTAVIEEMIHSLVDHGYVTDFETFKEGILAREALTSTGLGDGIAMPHSKNSAVKEATVLFAKSNKGVDYESLDGQPTDLFFMIAAPEGANDTHLAALAELSQYLMKDGFADKLRQVTSADQVIELFDQASEKAEEPVQAPANESGDFIVAVTACTTGIAHTYMAQEALQKVAAEMGVGIKVETNGASGVGNQLTAEDIRKAKAVIIAADKAVEMDRFDGKPLVNRPVADGIRKTEELINLALSGDAEVYRAANGAKAATASNEKQSIGGAFYKHLMSGVSQMLPFVIGGGIMIALAFLIDGAFGVPQDSLGNLGSYHELASMFMKIGGAAFGLMLPVFAGYVAYSIAEKPGLVAGFVAGAIAKEGFAFGKIPYAAGGEATSTLAGVSSGFLGALVGGFIAGALVLAIKKYVKVPRSLEGAKSILILPLFGTILTGFVMLAVNIPMAAINTAMNDFLGGLGGGSAVLLGIVLGGMMAVDMGGPVNKAAYVFGTGTLAATVSSGGSVAMAAVMAGGMVPPLAIFVATLLFKDKFTKEERNSGLTNIIMGLSFITEGAIPFGAADPARAIPSFILGSAVAGGLVGLAGIKLMAPHGGIFVIALTSNALLYLAFVLVGAIVSGVVYGYLRKPQA, translated from the coding sequence ATGAAAATTCAAGACCTATTAAGAAAAGATGTCATGTTGCTGGATTTACAGGCAACTGAAAAAACAGCTGTCATCGAAGAGATGATTCATAGCTTGGTAGATCATGGTTATGTGACGGATTTTGAAACCTTTAAAGAAGGGATCTTGGCGCGTGAAGCTCTCACTTCCACTGGTTTGGGTGACGGAATTGCTATGCCTCACAGCAAGAACTCTGCTGTCAAAGAAGCAACGGTTCTCTTTGCAAAGTCAAACAAGGGTGTTGACTATGAAAGCTTGGATGGGCAACCAACAGACCTCTTCTTCATGATTGCAGCTCCAGAAGGTGCCAATGATACTCACTTAGCAGCCTTGGCAGAATTGTCTCAATACTTGATGAAAGACGGTTTTGCTGACAAACTTCGCCAAGTAACATCAGCTGATCAAGTTATTGAACTTTTTGACCAAGCTTCAGAAAAAGCTGAGGAGCCTGTTCAAGCACCTGCCAATGAATCTGGCGACTTTATCGTAGCTGTTACAGCTTGTACGACAGGTATTGCCCACACTTATATGGCCCAAGAAGCCCTTCAAAAAGTGGCTGCTGAAATGGGTGTTGGTATCAAGGTTGAAACAAACGGAGCTAGTGGTGTTGGGAACCAATTGACTGCAGAGGACATTCGCAAGGCTAAAGCTGTTATCATCGCTGCTGACAAGGCTGTTGAGATGGATCGTTTCGATGGCAAACCATTGGTTAATCGTCCAGTTGCAGACGGTATTCGTAAGACAGAAGAATTAATCAACTTGGCTCTTTCAGGAGATGCTGAAGTTTATCGTGCTGCTAATGGAGCAAAAGCTGCAACAGCATCTAATGAAAAACAAAGTATCGGTGGTGCTTTCTACAAACACTTGATGAGTGGTGTATCTCAAATGTTGCCATTCGTTATCGGTGGTGGTATCATGATTGCCCTTGCTTTCTTGATCGACGGAGCTTTTGGTGTGCCACAGGATAGTCTTGGAAATCTCGGATCCTACCATGAACTAGCTTCTATGTTCATGAAAATTGGTGGCGCGGCTTTTGGCTTGATGCTTCCGGTTTTTGCAGGATACGTAGCCTACTCTATCGCTGAAAAACCAGGTTTGGTAGCTGGTTTCGTGGCTGGTGCTATTGCCAAAGAAGGTTTTGCCTTTGGTAAAATCCCTTATGCAGCAGGTGGTGAAGCAACTTCAACCCTTGCAGGTGTCTCATCTGGTTTCCTAGGTGCCCTTGTTGGTGGATTTATCGCAGGAGCCTTGGTTCTTGCTATCAAGAAATACGTTAAAGTTCCTCGTTCACTTGAAGGTGCTAAATCTATCCTTATCCTACCGCTTTTCGGAACAATCTTGACAGGATTTGTTATGTTGGCTGTCAACATTCCAATGGCAGCAATCAACACTGCTATGAATGACTTCCTAGGCGGTCTTGGAGGAGGTTCAGCTGTCCTTCTTGGTATCGTTCTTGGAGGCATGATGGCTGTTGACATGGGGGGACCAGTCAACAAAGCTGCTTATGTCTTTGGTACAGGTACGCTTGCAGCGACTGTTTCTTCAGGTGGTTCTGTAGCCATGGCAGCAGTTATGGCTGGAGGAATGGTTCCACCACTTGCCATCTTTGTCGCAACTCTTCTCTTTAAAGATAAATTTACCAAAGAAGAACGTAACTCTGGTTTGACAAACATCATCATGGGCTTGTCATTCATCACTGAAGGAGCGATCCCATTTGGTGCAGCAGACCCAGCTCGTGCGATTCCAAGCTTTATCCTTGGTTCAGCAGTAGCAGGTGGACTCGTTGGTCTTGCAGGAATCAAACTCATGGCACCACACGGAGGAATCTTCGTTATCGCTCTAACTTCAAATGCCCTTCTCTACCTTGCCTTTGTCTTGGTTGGCGCAATTGTAAGTGGTGTGGTTTATGGTTACCTACGCAAGCCACAAGCATAA
- a CDS encoding DUF6556 family protein yields the protein MSNYRRTSNKSKTEHIKKGFTVFQKTIATIGSILGLITATITIMNAMDNNKNNKKEPTTTQTTVVKEIQKESPQENTTPNKDNTPTKENTPQEETSQSNKKEEKKEEQKTTTQDSSTPATNKETSDNGTQSNTTSSETKTNQ from the coding sequence ATGTCTAACTATCGTAGAACTTCTAATAAATCAAAAACAGAACACATCAAAAAGGGATTTACTGTCTTTCAAAAAACGATTGCTACCATCGGTAGTATCCTTGGTCTCATCACTGCTACTATCACCATCATGAACGCCATGGACAATAACAAAAACAACAAAAAAGAACCGACGACAACCCAAACAACTGTTGTCAAGGAAATTCAAAAGGAATCCCCTCAGGAAAATACTACACCTAACAAGGACAACACTCCTACTAAAGAAAATACTCCGCAAGAAGAAACTTCTCAATCCAATAAAAAAGAGGAGAAAAAAGAAGAGCAGAAAACAACAACTCAGGACTCTTCTACACCTGCTACAAATAAAGAAACAAGCGATAATGGAACACAGTCAAATACGACGAGTTCTGAAACTAAAACGAACCAGTAA